Proteins encoded by one window of Chloroflexota bacterium:
- a CDS encoding DEAD/DEAH box helicase, translated as MTTTIVALDIETTGLNPKSDSITEIGAIRFRGSRIDGEWHSLINPGKRIPSHITQLTGITDAMVRDKPSIHEVLHDLVDFVGDAPVLGHNVRFDLGFLQQHGILHSNEPLDTYEMAAVLMPNAGRYALGALAQALGIILPATHRALDDAKVTHRVYLQLYEAALELPIEILGEIVRLGDDIENWGGYGLFFEVLRARSKEVIPARKARGGFFGPLFSAQQPPPQTLTPLEPTIPLDSDEVASVLEYGGEFSKFFENYEHRPEQVEMLRSISDALSQGRHLMVEAGTGVGKSFAYLIPAALWALKNEHRVVISTNTINLQDQLINKDIPDLQEALNLKVAATVLKGRNNYLCPRRLEQMRRRGPDTAEELRVLAKIMVWLQSGGNGDRGNINLNGPIEREIWGKLSAADDGCSADNCVKHTGGACPFYRARQSAQNAHLIVVNHALLLADVATGSRVLPEYQYLIIDEAHHLEDASTNALSFRATQSDFIRLLRELGSYRTGASSGLSGLMGRLLSLLHDGVSPSEYAGISHLVERASDHAFQLESLSRAFFETIDHFLFEQREGQAIGPYAQQVRILPGTRVQPAWLEVEVSWEDTHQMATALLGKIEQIAKAIHDIGEAGFSDVDALEEQYHEIINAYKRLRELIENVEALVFEPQPEQIYWAEIRANGRGITLQAAPLHIGPLVQEHLWHEKISMILTSATLTTAGEFDYLRGRLSAEDAEELALGSPFDYENSTLLYIPNNIPEPSDRNGHQRAIESSLIHLAKATGGRMLALFTSYAQLQRTSRAISSALGDAGILVFEQGEGASPHSLLESFRAADQAVLLGTRAFWEGVDIPGDDLSVLVIVKLPFGVPSDPVIAARSETFEQPFYQYTIPEAILEFRQGFGRLIRTEFDRGVAVILDRRVISKSYGRSFVDSLPQCTTRVGPLQNLPDEATRWLNL; from the coding sequence ATGACAACTACCATCGTAGCACTGGATATTGAAACAACTGGATTGAATCCAAAATCGGATAGCATCACCGAAATTGGCGCGATACGCTTTCGTGGCAGCCGGATTGACGGCGAATGGCACAGTCTCATCAACCCCGGAAAGCGCATACCTTCCCATATCACACAATTAACCGGTATCACCGATGCAATGGTGCGCGACAAACCTTCGATCCACGAAGTGCTTCACGATCTGGTTGATTTTGTCGGCGATGCGCCCGTACTGGGACATAACGTGCGCTTTGATCTCGGTTTTTTGCAACAGCATGGAATTTTGCATTCCAACGAACCCCTGGACACCTACGAAATGGCCGCCGTATTGATGCCAAACGCCGGACGGTATGCGCTCGGCGCGCTGGCCCAGGCGCTCGGTATCATCTTGCCTGCCACACACCGCGCTCTGGATGACGCCAAAGTTACTCATCGTGTCTATCTCCAACTCTATGAAGCCGCTCTCGAACTACCCATCGAAATTTTGGGCGAAATTGTCCGACTTGGCGATGATATCGAAAATTGGGGGGGGTATGGGTTGTTTTTTGAAGTGCTGCGCGCGCGCTCGAAAGAAGTTATCCCTGCCCGCAAAGCACGCGGCGGATTCTTTGGCCCATTATTCAGCGCACAACAGCCACCCCCACAAACGCTCACGCCGCTTGAACCTACCATCCCCCTAGACAGCGACGAAGTTGCCTCCGTCCTCGAATACGGCGGAGAATTCTCAAAATTTTTTGAGAATTACGAACATCGCCCGGAACAAGTTGAAATGCTGCGCTCCATCAGCGATGCGCTTTCACAAGGTCGGCATTTGATGGTAGAGGCGGGCACCGGCGTAGGAAAATCGTTTGCCTATTTAATTCCGGCAGCGCTGTGGGCCTTGAAAAATGAGCATCGCGTGGTGATCTCTACCAATACCATCAACCTACAAGATCAGCTAATCAACAAAGATATCCCTGACCTGCAAGAAGCGCTAAATTTAAAAGTAGCTGCAACGGTGCTCAAAGGCCGCAATAATTATCTTTGCCCGCGCCGCCTGGAACAAATGCGCCGCCGCGGGCCAGATACGGCGGAAGAATTGCGCGTTCTGGCCAAGATCATGGTTTGGCTGCAAAGTGGTGGTAATGGCGACCGCGGGAATATCAACCTAAATGGCCCGATTGAGCGCGAAATTTGGGGCAAATTATCTGCCGCAGATGATGGCTGCTCTGCTGATAATTGTGTTAAACATACTGGGGGAGCCTGTCCCTTTTATCGCGCCCGCCAATCGGCACAAAACGCGCATCTAATTGTCGTGAACCACGCCCTCCTGCTGGCCGATGTCGCCACCGGCAGCCGCGTACTTCCCGAATATCAGTATCTGATTATCGATGAGGCCCACCACCTTGAAGATGCCAGCACCAACGCGCTCAGTTTCCGCGCCACACAATCTGACTTTATTCGCTTGCTGCGCGAATTGGGCAGCTACCGCACCGGAGCATCCAGCGGGCTTTCGGGCTTGATGGGACGTTTGTTGTCACTGCTGCACGACGGAGTGAGTCCCAGCGAGTATGCCGGAATCAGCCACCTGGTCGAGCGCGCCAGCGATCACGCCTTTCAACTGGAAAGCCTTTCGCGCGCTTTCTTTGAAACCATCGATCATTTTCTGTTCGAGCAACGCGAGGGCCAGGCAATTGGCCCCTACGCGCAGCAGGTACGCATTTTGCCAGGGACGCGCGTCCAGCCCGCCTGGTTGGAAGTTGAAGTTTCGTGGGAAGATACTCACCAAATGGCCACCGCCCTGCTTGGCAAAATTGAACAAATTGCTAAGGCAATTCACGATATTGGCGAGGCTGGTTTCAGCGATGTTGACGCGCTCGAAGAGCAATACCACGAAATTATAAACGCCTACAAACGATTGCGCGAATTAATCGAAAATGTGGAAGCGCTGGTTTTTGAGCCACAGCCCGAACAGATTTACTGGGCCGAAATTCGCGCCAACGGACGCGGCATTACCCTGCAGGCCGCCCCGCTGCATATTGGGCCGTTGGTGCAAGAACATCTCTGGCACGAAAAAATTTCCATGATTCTGACATCGGCAACACTGACGACGGCGGGCGAATTTGACTACTTGCGCGGGCGGCTCAGCGCCGAAGATGCCGAAGAACTGGCGCTCGGTTCTCCCTTCGATTACGAAAATTCTACACTGCTCTATATCCCTAATAATATCCCTGAACCGAGTGACCGCAACGGGCACCAGCGTGCCATCGAAAGCAGCCTGATACATCTTGCCAAAGCAACCGGCGGGCGTATGTTGGCGCTGTTTACATCGTATGCGCAACTCCAACGCACTTCACGCGCGATTTCATCGGCGCTGGGCGACGCGGGGATTCTGGTTTTCGAGCAGGGCGAAGGCGCTTCGCCGCATTCTTTGCTGGAAAGTTTCCGTGCCGCAGATCAGGCTGTTTTATTGGGGACACGCGCCTTCTGGGAGGGGGTTGACATCCCCGGAGATGATCTCTCGGTGTTGGTGATCGTCAAACTCCCCTTTGGGGTGCCCTCCGACCCGGTGATTGCTGCCCGCTCCGAGACCTTTGAGCAACCCTTCTACCAGTATACGATCCCCGAAGCGATTCTGGAGTTTCGACAAGGGTTCGGCCGCTTGATCCGCACCGAGTTTGACCGCGGTGTGGCTGTGATTCTGGACCGTCGCGTAATCTCAAAGAGCTACGGACGTTCCTTCGTCGATTCTCTCCCGCAATGCACCACGCGTGTTGGGCCATTGCAAAATCTTCCAGATGAAGCCACACGCTGGTTAAATTTGTAA
- a CDS encoding ABC transporter ATP-binding protein: MSILEIKDVTSGYGEVQILWGATMSLEPGKLTSLVGTNGAGKTTMLRTIMGLLKPWSGSIHFNGEDISKLSAHEKAAHGLILVPEGRQLFTDMSVVENLEMGASPPRARPHIDKNFKLVYEMFPRLLERKNQKSGTLSGGEQQMLAVARGIMGEPIILMMDELSLGLAPVLVLDLFEGLGRLKEAGISMLLVEQNVQMALAISDYGFVLSHGKVELQGTPRELINNEHIQAAYLGG; the protein is encoded by the coding sequence ATGAGTATTCTTGAAATCAAAGACGTGACTTCCGGATACGGTGAAGTCCAAATTCTCTGGGGCGCAACCATGTCGCTCGAACCCGGCAAACTTACTTCGCTAGTTGGGACCAACGGCGCAGGAAAAACCACCATGTTGCGCACCATCATGGGATTACTAAAGCCCTGGAGCGGTTCCATCCATTTCAATGGTGAGGATATTAGCAAACTCTCAGCACATGAAAAGGCCGCCCACGGGCTGATTCTTGTCCCTGAGGGCAGGCAACTCTTCACCGACATGAGTGTGGTCGAAAACCTTGAGATGGGGGCATCGCCGCCACGCGCGCGCCCACACATCGATAAAAATTTCAAACTGGTTTACGAAATGTTCCCACGACTTCTGGAACGCAAAAATCAAAAATCCGGCACTCTGAGCGGTGGCGAACAACAGATGCTCGCCGTAGCACGCGGCATTATGGGCGAACCAATCATCTTGATGATGGATGAACTCTCGCTGGGATTGGCTCCGGTGCTGGTGCTGGATCTATTTGAAGGGCTGGGTCGCCTCAAAGAGGCTGGCATCTCCATGCTCCTGGTCGAGCAAAATGTACAGATGGCGCTGGCAATTAGCGATTACGGGTTTGTATTATCACACGGCAAAGTAGAACTTCAGGGCACGCCGCGCGAACTTATCAATAATGAACATATCCAGGCAGCCTATCTCGGCGGCTAG
- a CDS encoding glycosyltransferase, whose amino-acid sequence MHITLLTSTYPRFSGDGAAPFVQSIAEGLAKLGHQIDVIAPDDILVAPYENSAPITVHRFRYFWPRRWQIMGHARALAGDTRLRPATYLQLPFFLLAELITLLRVTKIQNSDFIYVHWVLPNGPAAALAARIRRIPLAISLHGSDIYVANKRRIFGAVARWSFRQARCVTACSPELRDAARKLGAPDETRLMAWGVDPERFHPQAVRADLRSKFNLPAETQIIAALGRLVPKKGFDILLRAWALLAPEFPSARLLIGGEGEQHKYLVALTEELNIQDKVVFAGQIPWHKTPSFLTQADIFVLPSRQDCFGNRDGLPTVLLEAMS is encoded by the coding sequence ATGCACATCACCCTCCTCACCAGCACTTACCCCCGCTTTTCCGGTGATGGGGCCGCGCCCTTTGTGCAATCCATTGCCGAGGGATTGGCGAAATTAGGGCATCAGATTGATGTAATTGCACCCGATGATATTCTGGTCGCCCCTTACGAAAACAGCGCGCCGATCACAGTACACCGCTTCCGCTATTTTTGGCCGCGCCGTTGGCAGATCATGGGTCACGCCCGCGCCCTGGCCGGAGACACACGCCTGCGCCCGGCAACCTACCTGCAATTGCCATTTTTTTTGTTGGCCGAACTCATCACCTTGCTGCGCGTCACTAAAATTCAAAACAGCGATTTCATCTATGTCCATTGGGTGCTGCCCAACGGCCCGGCGGCGGCGCTGGCGGCAAGAATTCGGCGCATTCCTCTGGCGATCAGCTTGCACGGTTCGGATATTTACGTGGCAAACAAGCGCCGCATCTTTGGCGCAGTGGCACGTTGGAGTTTTCGACAGGCGCGCTGCGTGACGGCTTGCAGCCCCGAACTGCGTGATGCGGCGCGCAAACTGGGAGCGCCGGACGAAACGCGGCTCATGGCCTGGGGCGTAGACCCGGAGCGATTCCACCCTCAAGCAGTCCGCGCAGACTTGCGCTCAAAGTTCAATCTCCCCGCTGAAACGCAGATCATTGCCGCGCTGGGACGGCTGGTACCCAAAAAGGGCTTTGATATATTGCTACGCGCCTGGGCATTGCTTGCGCCCGAATTCCCCTCGGCGCGCCTGCTTATCGGCGGCGAGGGAGAACAGCACAAATATTTAGTTGCGCTGACCGAAGAATTAAATATCCAAGATAAAGTAGTTTTTGCGGGGCAAATTCCCTGGCATAAAACCCCATCGTTCCTGACACAGGCTGATATTTTTGTACTCCCCTCGCGCCAGGATTGCTTTGGCAATCGCGACGGCCTACCGACAGTTTTACTGGAAGCAATGAGTT
- a CDS encoding DUF1287 domain-containing protein has protein sequence MKYKLPFLFCVFALTISPVSAQIQTEPRLVSLSSIGEMGNMPSSHASLSGDGRFVAFRSEANNLVEGDTNTLADIFVHDRLNATTERVSISSIGEQTDAPAEQPMLSTNGRVVVFQSTALTLVPGLAQSEHYSHIYAYDRLTGISERISVNNRGESGNGNSRNPSISATGRYIAFMSHASNLVLGDTNDASDVFIHDRLSGHTTRVSVGTRGQEGNADSGEQLAIASDGHTVVFSSQATTLATSFDSEIRLYYHNRVTAETSYLNFPADGRQRELLQITSSSDAVTFVGLAQLNANTFEILLFKPYNYTAESLATLPASSAIGPQIALSGDGFTLISTQSAENNSNQMQQVDLHTTETITLTPANVESVAISQDGHSIAYAQNDARGVAQIYLFAEGQAGLTFSGRVTDALGSPLGFVNIATSDGETVYTDENGYFFFGSHPPGVTVLTPAKDGYTFGPRTRLVNIDATLADIHFTAYPENILAEAAKDLGMPYAAERGESGAFHGYAAGYCTDLVLDAYTWGAEFNIQAALEQDYRAQPEHFYNWRDARNAHDMWRYLSYSGQMLAHALPYLPGDIVFFDLSEDGEIDHVSLVSEIDEQNRPFQMYDATGKIADNPDGLANELRWVEFHERTVRGHARWSGLFEPMVPDLPGEMYLQAALGSAVAELRLIDPQGNSLTQTQRDTRGGTFVDLGWEQSVSVISPLELGENYIVELHNPDAETAVFTFLAHTIQDGIVTTRVDHKAALAPDETLLLRLQLSLDEAGQLALSMPELETE, from the coding sequence ATGAAATATAAACTCCCCTTTCTCTTTTGCGTCTTCGCGCTAACAATTTCCCCCGTGAGCGCACAAATCCAGACCGAACCGCGCCTTGTATCTCTCTCATCCATCGGCGAGATGGGCAATATGCCATCCAGCCATGCAAGCCTTTCTGGCGATGGACGTTTTGTGGCCTTTCGCTCGGAGGCAAATAATCTGGTCGAAGGGGATACGAATACCTTGGCCGATATTTTCGTCCACGACCGGCTAAACGCAACCACCGAACGCGTTTCAATTTCATCCATCGGCGAGCAAACCGATGCCCCCGCCGAACAGCCCATGCTCTCAACGAATGGGCGCGTGGTTGTTTTTCAATCGACTGCATTAACGCTCGTTCCTGGGTTGGCACAAAGCGAGCACTACAGCCATATTTATGCGTATGACCGATTAACAGGCATCTCAGAACGCATTTCAGTCAACAACCGCGGCGAAAGCGGAAATGGCAATTCGCGCAACCCCAGCATCTCGGCCACGGGGCGTTATATAGCCTTTATGTCTCACGCCAGCAACCTGGTTCTGGGAGATACGAATGACGCCAGTGATGTCTTCATCCACGACCGCCTGAGCGGGCACACAACCCGCGTTTCGGTGGGCACACGCGGGCAGGAGGGCAACGCCGACTCCGGCGAGCAACTGGCGATCGCATCCGATGGGCATACCGTCGTTTTCTCATCGCAAGCCACAACATTGGCGACGTCTTTCGACAGCGAAATCCGTCTCTATTATCACAACCGCGTGACAGCCGAAACTTCGTATCTGAACTTTCCGGCAGATGGCCGTCAACGCGAGTTACTGCAAATCACCAGTTCCAGCGACGCGGTCACCTTTGTTGGCCTGGCGCAGCTTAACGCCAATACCTTCGAAATCTTGCTCTTCAAACCCTATAACTACACCGCCGAAAGCCTCGCCACCCTGCCCGCCAGCAGCGCCATCGGCCCGCAAATTGCCCTTTCGGGAGATGGGTTTACACTCATTTCAACCCAATCCGCGGAAAACAACAGCAACCAGATGCAGCAAGTTGACCTGCATACCACTGAAACCATTACGCTTACACCCGCCAATGTTGAATCCGTAGCTATCTCACAAGACGGACATTCGATTGCCTATGCGCAAAACGATGCTCGCGGCGTGGCGCAGATTTATCTGTTCGCCGAAGGGCAAGCGGGGCTTACCTTCAGCGGGCGAGTCACTGACGCGCTTGGCAGCCCACTGGGATTCGTAAATATCGCAACGTCAGATGGAGAGACTGTCTACACCGATGAGAATGGATATTTCTTCTTTGGCAGCCACCCACCCGGGGTTACAGTTCTGACTCCTGCCAAAGACGGGTATACCTTTGGGCCGCGCACCAGGTTAGTTAATATTGACGCCACCCTCGCCGACATCCACTTCACAGCCTATCCCGAAAATATCCTCGCTGAGGCAGCGAAAGACCTGGGAATGCCATATGCCGCCGAGCGTGGCGAAAGCGGCGCTTTCCACGGCTACGCAGCGGGCTATTGCACCGATCTGGTGCTGGACGCTTATACATGGGGGGCCGAATTCAACATCCAGGCCGCGCTGGAACAAGATTACCGCGCTCAGCCGGAGCATTTTTATAATTGGCGGGATGCCCGCAACGCCCACGATATGTGGCGCTATCTGAGTTATTCCGGGCAAATGCTGGCGCACGCGCTGCCCTATTTGCCGGGCGATATTGTCTTTTTCGACCTGAGCGAAGATGGCGAGATCGATCATGTGAGTCTGGTTTCGGAGATTGATGAGCAAAATCGTCCCTTCCAGATGTACGATGCCACGGGAAAGATCGCTGATAACCCCGATGGGCTGGCAAATGAATTACGCTGGGTTGAATTTCATGAACGCACCGTACGCGGTCACGCCCGCTGGTCAGGGCTGTTTGAGCCAATGGTGCCAGATCTGCCCGGCGAGATGTATCTACAGGCCGCGTTGGGCTCTGCCGTGGCGGAATTACGCCTGATCGACCCGCAGGGGAACAGCCTAACCCAGACACAACGCGACACCCGCGGCGGCACGTTCGTTGACCTGGGTTGGGAGCAAAGTGTGAGCGTGATCTCGCCCCTGGAGCTTGGTGAGAATTATATTGTCGAGCTTCATAACCCCGACGCGGAGACAGCCGTGTTCACTTTCTTGGCCCACACCATCCAGGACGGTATTGTGACTACACGCGTGGACCACAAAGCCGCGCTTGCACCTGACGAAACGCTGCTGCTGCGGTTGCAACTCTCGCTGGATGAAGCCGGGCAATTGGCGTTAAGCATGCCGGAGTTGGAAACTGAATGA
- a CDS encoding ABC transporter ATP-binding protein, with the protein MSIILQVEGVSKNFGGLKALSNVTFDLPEGQIMGLIGPNGAGKTTLFNVINGVYPASEGRVMFRGKNVTGLKTYEMARKGLARTHQVVKPLNELTVLENAVVGACFGRHGYGLRKASEVAMEVLQFVGLEERVEQLAASLNIAQKKRLELARALSAQPEIILLDEVLAGLNPSEIAAMVETVHKIREQGTTIIMIEHVMDAVMNVSDRMIVLNFGAQIAEGTPDEIKNNPRVIEAYLGDPKLAEKLMRQHEQEV; encoded by the coding sequence ATGAGTATTATTTTACAAGTAGAAGGCGTATCCAAGAACTTTGGCGGCCTTAAAGCGCTCTCCAACGTCACATTCGACCTCCCCGAAGGCCAGATCATGGGTCTGATTGGCCCCAACGGCGCTGGAAAGACCACGCTTTTCAATGTGATTAATGGCGTTTATCCGGCAAGTGAAGGCCGGGTTATGTTTCGTGGAAAAAATGTCACCGGATTAAAGACCTACGAAATGGCTCGCAAAGGACTGGCGCGGACACATCAAGTTGTTAAACCGCTCAATGAACTTACTGTACTCGAAAACGCAGTCGTTGGGGCATGTTTTGGCCGCCACGGCTACGGATTGCGCAAAGCTTCCGAGGTGGCGATGGAAGTGCTGCAATTCGTAGGGCTGGAAGAGCGCGTCGAACAACTGGCCGCCAGCCTGAATATCGCTCAGAAAAAACGCCTTGAATTGGCGCGCGCCCTCTCCGCCCAACCCGAAATCATCCTGCTCGATGAAGTTCTGGCTGGGTTAAACCCCTCCGAGATTGCCGCCATGGTCGAAACCGTACACAAGATTCGTGAACAAGGCACCACCATCATTATGATCGAGCATGTTATGGACGCGGTGATGAATGTTTCCGATCGCATGATTGTGCTTAACTTTGGTGCGCAAATTGCCGAGGGGACTCCCGATGAAATCAAAAATAACCCGCGCGTGATCGAAGCCTATCTGGGCGATCCCAAGCTGGCTGAAAAACTGATGCGGCAGCATGAGCAAGAGGTATAG
- a CDS encoding CBS domain-containing protein, whose protein sequence is MLVGERMSHPVITIAPDLPITEAVNLMRKEHIRRTPVVKGGKLVGIVSDKDLLNASPSPATSLSIWEMNYLLSKIKVEDVMTAEILSIDVDTPVEEAARIMADNKIGGLPVMKNNRVVGMITETDLFKIFLELMGAREKGIRVTAMIPEKVGELADLTKAIAEAGGNFISFGQTAGEDPSNREVTFKVSGLDESKVKKAIDPFIEKITDIRLCCP, encoded by the coding sequence ATGTTAGTAGGCGAAAGAATGTCTCATCCGGTAATTACGATTGCGCCAGACTTACCCATCACCGAAGCGGTTAACCTGATGCGCAAGGAACATATTCGCCGTACACCGGTAGTTAAAGGCGGCAAACTGGTTGGGATTGTATCGGACAAAGACTTGCTCAACGCATCCCCCTCCCCAGCGACTTCCCTAAGTATCTGGGAAATGAATTATCTGCTTAGTAAAATCAAAGTAGAAGATGTAATGACAGCGGAGATTCTCTCCATCGATGTAGATACTCCAGTTGAAGAAGCAGCCCGCATCATGGCGGATAATAAAATCGGCGGCTTGCCCGTGATGAAGAATAACCGAGTTGTTGGCATGATCACTGAAACCGATCTCTTCAAAATTTTCCTTGAATTGATGGGCGCCAGAGAAAAGGGCATCCGCGTCACTGCCATGATCCCCGAAAAAGTTGGTGAGCTGGCAGATCTCACAAAGGCCATTGCAGAAGCCGGTGGCAACTTCATTTCATTTGGGCAAACCGCAGGTGAAGACCCCAGCAACCGTGAAGTCACATTTAAAGTTTCCGGCCTTGATGAAAGCAAAGTAAAAAAAGCGATTGATCCGTTTATTGAAAAAATTACGGACATCCGTCTCTGTTGCCCATAA
- a CDS encoding branched-chain amino acid ABC transporter permease, with protein sequence MKNWRNHLGLVVPLLVIIGMAIWPALSGSVSNRESIFTILKAIALASSLNILLGYTGYVSFGHIVFYGFGGYVGLYLVNGLGWSIWAGMLMGGIASAILAYVLGKAILRLRGAYFALATIGINEAMKAFVNNFDLFGGPIGMTLNFSVYKSYGGAAQALNMAFYIMAGLTAIALVISHLVRTSKFGLGLQAIREDEDAAEVMGVIAPNAKTWAYVLSALIPGMVGVLFFFKNGNVEPHVAFPLHASIELLVMVMLGGQGTVLGPILGAFAYQGMRGYFVTSDFFKNIQLSVSGVLLLLIVLFIPAGAIGWLRNRVPVLRRVLQ encoded by the coding sequence ATGAAAAACTGGCGGAATCATCTCGGTCTTGTCGTCCCGTTGCTGGTGATTATAGGTATGGCTATCTGGCCCGCCCTATCGGGAAGTGTTTCGAACCGCGAGAGTATTTTTACCATTCTAAAAGCCATTGCTCTGGCCTCCAGCCTAAATATATTGCTGGGCTATACAGGGTATGTCAGCTTTGGGCATATTGTTTTCTACGGTTTTGGCGGTTATGTGGGCCTGTACCTGGTGAATGGTTTGGGATGGTCCATCTGGGCGGGGATGCTGATGGGCGGAATTGCATCAGCGATACTAGCTTATGTTTTGGGAAAAGCGATCTTGCGGTTACGCGGGGCATATTTTGCACTGGCTACCATCGGGATTAACGAGGCTATGAAAGCTTTTGTTAATAATTTTGACTTGTTCGGCGGGCCGATTGGCATGACCCTGAACTTCTCGGTGTATAAATCATACGGAGGGGCAGCTCAAGCATTAAATATGGCGTTTTATATCATGGCTGGTCTGACGGCCATTGCGCTCGTCATCAGTCATCTTGTGCGCACGTCAAAATTTGGCCTGGGTTTGCAAGCGATCCGCGAGGATGAAGATGCCGCCGAGGTGATGGGTGTCATTGCACCCAACGCCAAAACCTGGGCGTATGTACTCTCGGCACTGATACCGGGTATGGTAGGCGTGCTCTTTTTCTTCAAGAACGGCAATGTCGAGCCCCATGTGGCCTTCCCGCTGCACGCTTCGATTGAGTTACTCGTCATGGTGATGCTGGGCGGGCAAGGTACAGTACTCGGCCCGATCTTGGGCGCATTTGCCTACCAGGGAATGCGCGGTTATTTTGTGACAAGCGATTTCTTTAAGAATATTCAATTGTCTGTATCTGGCGTTTTATTGCTGCTCATCGTGTTATTTATCCCGGCAGGCGCTATTGGCTGGCTTCGTAATCGTGTGCCAGTACTTCGGAGGGTATTGCAATGA
- a CDS encoding M23 family metallopeptidase, which produces MKRIIAFTFLLIALSACTRSSTGEVALYTTPTPDVSAIAAVEQSIQQVIQDEGENVLAFIVAEISVENIRISQDGLYAVGWLIPIDPETNIPVPIEPGLVLLQKDATDWRVWMPTTPGWYEMLAIIPDEILSERHKEVWAKRVGAQIEAAQPAAALTGYKLPWEAGISRYLTQSTCHDQYTPSGNAHYAFDFSTYGELWNIYAAKGGIVWLWKDDIPTCYEYTCSDTQPLGNYMVIKDTSTNPVSYQLYLHLKQNSIPAELKTLGTSIAQGQFIGNVDNTGQSWGHHLHFQVQVPLYGENYYWGRSIDIVFDDVDINGGRPRLKSSWCDDEAYCTFPGDVCNDFRATYTSQNTIVEDGPILIYFPFITR; this is translated from the coding sequence ATGAAACGAATCATAGCATTTACTTTCCTGTTGATCGCCCTTAGCGCCTGTACGCGTTCCTCGACAGGTGAAGTTGCGCTGTATACCACGCCCACGCCGGATGTTAGCGCAATTGCCGCGGTGGAACAGAGCATTCAGCAAGTGATCCAGGATGAGGGCGAAAATGTACTCGCCTTCATCGTCGCAGAAATCAGTGTTGAGAATATCCGTATCTCACAAGATGGGCTATACGCAGTTGGCTGGCTGATCCCGATTGACCCGGAAACAAATATTCCTGTGCCCATCGAGCCGGGTCTGGTGCTGCTGCAAAAAGATGCGACCGACTGGCGCGTCTGGATGCCCACCACACCGGGCTGGTATGAGATGCTTGCCATCATCCCCGATGAAATTCTCTCCGAGCGGCATAAAGAAGTCTGGGCAAAGCGCGTTGGCGCTCAAATTGAAGCCGCACAACCTGCCGCCGCGCTGACCGGCTACAAATTGCCCTGGGAGGCTGGCATCAGCCGCTATCTCACCCAAAGCACCTGCCACGACCAATACACACCCAGCGGCAACGCACATTACGCCTTCGATTTCTCAACCTACGGCGAGCTGTGGAATATCTACGCGGCCAAAGGCGGAATTGTGTGGTTGTGGAAAGACGATATCCCCACCTGCTACGAATATACCTGCTCCGACACGCAGCCTCTGGGCAATTATATGGTCATCAAAGATACCAGCACTAATCCGGTCAGCTACCAGCTTTATCTACACCTTAAGCAAAACAGCATCCCTGCCGAACTCAAAACCCTAGGCACATCCATAGCACAAGGACAATTTATCGGCAATGTGGACAACACCGGGCAAAGCTGGGGGCATCATCTGCACTTCCAGGTGCAGGTTCCGTTGTACGGTGAAAACTACTATTGGGGACGCTCCATCGATATTGTGTTCGATGATGTGGATATCAACGGGGGCAGGCCGCGCCTCAAAAGTAGTTGGTGCGATGACGAAGCCTATTGCACCTTCCCCGGCGATGTGTGCAACGATTTCCGGGCAACATACACTTCCCAAAACACAATCGTCGAAGATGGGCCAATATTGATCTATTTCCCGTTCATCACGCGATAA